The Mycobacterium seoulense genomic interval GCGGCCACCGAAAGCAGGACGAAGAAGGCGGACACCTCCGCGTCGGTCAGCCGGTCGCCGTCCACCTCGGCGTTCACCAGGCCGCTGAACAGGTCGTCGCCCGGATGCTCGCGGCGTTCGGCCGCCAGCCTCCCGGCGATCTGGTGCAGATACACCTGGTTTTCGACCAGGACCTCCATCGGGTGACGACCGTCGAGGTAGACCGGGTCGGCCCAGGACACCAGCGCGTCGGCGGCATGTGCCACCCGCTCCCGCTCCGATTCCGGGATTCCCACCATGTCCGACAACGTGCGGATCGGCAGTTGCTTGGCGCAGTGGTCGACGAAATCGGCGCCGCTGCCGGCGCACTGGAGTTCTTCGACGATGGCCCTGGCGTTCGCCTGGATCGAGTCCTCGATGCGGCGGATCTGCCGCGGCGTGAACGCGGCGCTGACCAGCTTGCGCAACTTGGTGTGTCGCGGCGGGTCCATCGCCAGGAACGACTGCGACGCTTCGAGCAACTCCACCGGGATGTTCTCGAACATCACGCCCAGGCCGGACAGGAACGCCTCGTTGTTGCGGCTGACCGCGACGATGTCCGCGCGCCGGGTGACCGCCCAATACCCGGGGTCGTCGGGATCGGGCATCAGGGCGTCCTCCACCGGTGGGTGCCAGCTCACCGGCCGCTCGGCCCGCAGCACAGCGAATGAGCGCTCCCGGTCCGCCGCGGTCGTCGACCAAAACGCGCGCGAGGACAGGTCGATCGGGTCGTAGGCGCGGCCGGGCTTCCCGGTGCCCGACATCCCGGTCATCACGGTCATGGTGATCCTCCGTTGGGTATGACCTCGGTCACAGACTGCCAGCGACATTATGCCTAGACAGTATGTCTAGTCAAGTTGTCAAACGGGTTCTATGCTGGGTGAATGCCATCGGTCACCCGGAAGCCGCAGGCCAACCGGGAACAGGAACGTCAGCAGCGACGAGAGCAGATCGAGCGCCGGCTGCTGGACGCCACCGAGCGCCTGATGCGCGGCGGCGCCAGCTTCACCGAACTCAGCGTGGACCGGCTGTCGACCGAGGCCGGCATCTCCCGCGCGAGTTTCTACGTCTATTTCGAGGACAAGGGCCACCTGCTGCGCCGCCTGGCCAATCAGGTGTTCGCCGACCTCGCCGACAGCGCGGACCGCTGGTGGAGCGTGTCGTCGCGGCACGATCCCGAAGACGTCCGCGCGGCGATGGACGGCATCATCGCGAGCTACCGGCGACACCAACCGGTGCTGGTCGCACTCAACGAGATGGCCGGCTATGACCCGCTGGTCGCGGCGACCTACCGCAACCTGCTGACGGCGGTCACCGGACGGATGACCCGGGTC includes:
- a CDS encoding cytochrome P450, encoding MTVMTGMSGTGKPGRAYDPIDLSSRAFWSTTAADRERSFAVLRAERPVSWHPPVEDALMPDPDDPGYWAVTRRADIVAVSRNNEAFLSGLGVMFENIPVELLEASQSFLAMDPPRHTKLRKLVSAAFTPRQIRRIEDSIQANARAIVEELQCAGSGADFVDHCAKQLPIRTLSDMVGIPESERERVAHAADALVSWADPVYLDGRHPMEVLVENQVYLHQIAGRLAAERREHPGDDLFSGLVNAEVDGDRLTDAEVSAFFVLLSVAANDTTRQTTSHAMKALTDFPDQRAWLAADFDNRIGTAVEEFIRWASPVMTFRRTAATDCELAGQSIRAGEKVVMFYPSGNWDTDVFDHPERLDLSRSPNPHVGFGGGGVHFCLGAHVARAQLRAIFGELLRQLPDIQAGDPAYVAGNFVHAIRSMPCTF
- a CDS encoding TetR/AcrR family transcriptional regulator, with the protein product MPSVTRKPQANREQERQQRREQIERRLLDATERLMRGGASFTELSVDRLSTEAGISRASFYVYFEDKGHLLRRLANQVFADLADSADRWWSVSSRHDPEDVRAAMDGIIASYRRHQPVLVALNEMAGYDPLVAATYRNLLTAVTGRMTRVIEEGQADGSIRPGLPAATTASALTWMVERACQQNLPVKPIDYDAELGATLAEIVWGALYLKSASAR